A segment of the Bacteriovorax sp. BAL6_X genome:
CAGTTCTTCTCAACATACTCAACCGCAGGGTCTTGAACAAGACCTTCGAATTTTTGCTTAACGACAGCAAATGTACCAAAGCTTAGTTTTCTAACCTGAGCATCGGCCATATTTGTGTTAACAAAAGATTCGTAACCTGGTTTTAGTTTTACAATGTAACCATTGTAGTTTTGAGCTGAAACGCTCAGCGCACACGTCATACCTAGTGCAAGAAATAGTTTTTTCATAATTTATCCTTATGTTCATCCGTGATCAAAAGTAATTCGGATAAAAATAATTTCATTTAAATTTTCTTAAGACAAGTTCAGATTTTAGGTTGTAAGAAGTTGTTACAATACCCGAGTTTTCACATTGGTCTTTTTAAGCCTTTTCCTACTTTATTGATTTAGGTATTATGAAGTGCAAATTAGTAAAGGATTATAAATGTCAGATACAACTGAAACGAATAACGTTAAAACTAACCACGAAAAAAATGAAAATCCGTTCATCAACATTCTTTGTAATGTTGTGATTCCATCAGTGATACTCACTAAGTTCTCTGGGCCTGAAAAGCTAGGCCAAGTAAATGCTCTGATTATTGCTCTTGGCTTTCCACTTTTATATGGAGCGTGGGACTTTATCTCAAAACGAAAGTTTAACTGGATTGCGGCCATAGGTCTTGTCAGTGTACTTCTTACTGGTGGAATCGGATTGCTTGAACTGGATCGCACATGGATGATCGTTAAGGAAACTGCTGTTCCACTTGTGATTGGTCTCTTTGTACTAGCATCGCAATTTACAAAGAAGCCACTTATTAGAACTTTATTTGAGCAAATTTTTGATATGGAAAAAATCCATCTTGCCTTTGAAGCAAGAGGTTTACACGACGAGCTCAAACAAAAGATTCACGTCGCAGGATTCTTCTTCTCATCAACATTCTTTCTGTCTGCATTCCTAAATTATGTCCTAGCTGTCATCGTCCTTAAAGGAGCACCAGGAACGGTTGAATTTAATGAAAGCTTAGGAAGAATGACTGCACTAAGTTTTCCAGTTATCTCTGTTCCAACTTTAATTGTGACAGTGATTATTATTTTTACATTAGTTAATTACATCAAGAAACAAACGCAGCTTCCATTAGAAGAAATGGTTAAGCTACAATAATAAAACCAAATAAAAATGAGGGATTATGAAATTTAATCAACTGGGAAATACAGATATAAAAGTAAGTGAAATTTGTCTTGGGACAATGACATGGGGTGAGCAAAATACGATTGAAGAAGCTCATGAACAACTTGATCTAGCACTTGAATACGGTGTTAACTTTATTGATACAGCAGAAATGTATCCAGTCCCTGGTCAACAACATACATACACGAAAACGGAACAGTTCATTGGAAAATGGAATAAAATGCAAACTCACAGAGACAAGTTTGTTCTCGCCTCAAAAGTTGCAGGCCCTGGATCAATGGATAGCTATATTAGAAATAGTGACATTAGAAAGAGTGCCTTTTCAAAAAGTGATATTAAAACAGCTTGTGAAGCTTCTCTTAAAAGGCTTAACACTGAATACTTAGACCTATACCAAATTCACTGGCCATCGCGTGTGACAAATTTCTTTGGGCGTCTAAATTACGAGCATATCACTCCTGAAATTGAAGTCAGCTTTAATGAAAGAGTCGAAGCCTTAAATGAACTAATAAAAGAAGGAAAGATTCTACACTGGGGACTATCAAATGAATCACCTTGGGGAGTCATGAAATATCTTGAAGCGGCCAAGGAAACAAATACACCGCGTCCTGTTTCAATTCAAAACCCATACTCACTACTTAATCGATCATTTGAAGTAGGACTTTCAGAAATGGCCATCCGTGAAAAAATAGGACTACTTGCCTATTCTCCACTTGCCTTTGGGGCACTCTCTGGAAAATACCTTGATGGAAAAAGACCAGCAAACTCTCGCCTAACTGAATATGGTGAATACTTCACACGCTACTCATCAGAACATGCGCAGAATGCGATTAGAGCATATGTTGAACTTGCTAATGATGTTGGGCTTTCTCCAGCAACTCTTGCTCTTGCCTTTGTAAACAAGCGTGAATTTAATACTTCAAATATTATCGGTGCAACGACGATGGAGCAGTTAAGAGAAAACCTTGCCACAAGTGAAGTGACTCTTGATAGTGATACTCTTAATCGTATCGAAGAAATACACAAGGTATTTACTATACCTTGTCCATAGAGCTGGTACTTTCTGCCACTCACTCCACATAAGTTCTTGATTTAATTTAATTTGATAAAATCTAGAACAAGAACTTATGTGGAGGCGTTCATGTTTTCAAAATTTAAGCAAAAAAGTCAATTTGATCTTGGCAAACAAGAGCTTGCAAAAGTCTTCTTTGAATTAGAAGAGTTTGAAGATGCACCTCTCAAGATGGCCCTTGCTAGTTATGAAAACTTGAAAGCTGGTACAAAGTCCACTGAAGACTTCTTCTATTACCTAATTGAAGATTCAATTTTTACTTCCCTATATGCTACATTCTATGAGCGCATTTTCATGGCAATTAATCAGCATCCAGAGCGTGCACTTGAATTAGTTGAGAGCTTTAGCGCAGATGCCGATGAAAGGGAGCAAGTTATCGCAACTCAAACTCAACAGCACCTGGCCTTTGTTGAAAACTACGGAATGTGTAGTGGATGCGGCTCGTGTGAATACCATCAAGACGTGGCCGAATTAATCGTTTATTATCAAAAAGGTGATATCGACTTCTTTACTGAATTATATATTGGTATGCAGACAATACAATTTGCCATGGAATACTTTCTTTACGACTATATTCCAAGCGATCCAAAACTTGTTAAGCTTACGGCGCCTTCCCTTATGCAAAACTGGCGTGAATTAATCTACAACTACGCTAAACTAAAGGCCCGTGAATTATAATAAGACACAGGCCTTTTATTAAATTATTTAGTGATGACCGTGATCATCATCAGACTTATTATCTCCATGACCTTCACAGTCACATTCTGTCTCAGGTTTTCCACAATCATTGCACATCTCAACTTTTTTTCTTCTGCGCTTTTTCTCCGTAGAACGTTTTTCATCTTTAGTTTCAATTACACTATTTAAATCAGTACTAGCAACGGAAGTTGCTGTGTAGCTTAAACTTCCAAGTAAAAATGATACCATTAATAAAATTTTCATAAACTTTTCTCCTTTAAATATTTTCTTGGTTAAATTTTAAAATCCACTTTTCTAAACTAGAATAAAAAACAGGTATAACAATTAATGTTAGAATGGTTGAGGAAATGATTCCACCGATAATAACAGTGGCAAGAGGCCTTTGAACTTCAGCACCTAGGCCAGAAGCAATGGCCATCGGTAGAAATCCTAAGATATCAGTTAAGGCCGTCATCATAACAGGGCGAAGCCTCAAGAGTGCTCCAGATTTTATAACCTCTACACCAGTCATTCCCTTTTCTCTAAGGTTATTAAAGTTATTTACAAGTACTACTCCATTTAAAACGGCAATACCTGAAAGCGCAATAAATCCGACACCAGCAGAAACACTAAACGGAATCCCCTTAACGATCAATGCAATGACTCCCCCAACCAGGGCAAAAGGAACACATAAGAAGATTAGAACTGTTTCAAAAACATTTCTAAAAGCTGCATAAATCATAATGAGAACGAATACTAAGGCCAAAGGTCCAAGAATTGCCAATCGACTCTTTGCTTCGTTTAAATTCTTAAAATTACCTCCCCACTCCATATAATAACCAGGTGGTAATTTAATTTTCTCTTCCACAGCTTTTTGAGCTTCTTTAACGAACGACTCAGTATCTCGCCCACGTGGATTAATTAAAACAGCAATTCTTCGCTTTGTTTCTTCTCGGCTGTAAGAACTATAATGATCTTTAAAATTAATTTCTGCAACATCTTCCAAAGGAATAGTAGAGCCTCCAGTAAGTCCTACGGGAAGTTGTTTAATTTCTTCAATGCTTTGTCTTTTGTAGTCACTTAATCGAACAATAATTGGGAACCTTTTCATACCTTCATAAAAAATTCCAACTTGTTCACCGCCTATTGCTATTCCAACAGTCTCAAGCACTTCGGAGCTAGAAAGACCTAGCCCTTTAAGGACCTTATACTTTGGTCTTATGTCAAGAACAGTCATTTTTCCCTTGGCCTCGAGTTCAACATCTCCCGCACCTTCAATCGACTGAATAACAGCTGCAATTTTTTCAGCTTCTGCTGTTAGAACTTCTTGATCTTCTCCAAACACTTTTAAAGATACATCAGAGCGAGTTCCCTCCATAAGTTCATTAAAGCGCAATTGAATAGGTTGGCTGACAAGGATTCTTTGTCCTGGAGTTGTTGCCTCAAGTTGCTTTACGATATCGGCCACGATCTCTTCCTTAGGCCTTTTGGATTCAGGCTTAAGCATAATATAGCTATCTGAAATATTTGGTCCCATTGGATCCATTGAAATTTCGGCCGTTCCAATACGACTAAATACATGAGCAACTTCAGGTATATTCTTGATAATATTTTGCGACCTCTCCTCTAGTGCTACAGAATGATTTATACCAACCGATACAGGTCTAATCATTTGAACGGCAATGGAGCCTTCATTAAGAGTTGGCAAGAACTCTCCTCCAAGACGGCTAAAGAAGTAACTCCCACAAATGACAGCAGCAATAGCAAAAGTAAAGACAAGCTTTCGAGCCTTTAGAGAATAGTTTAAAACTGGTGAATAAACTCTTTCTAACCATCTCATAAGAAGTGGTTCTTTATCTCTTACATCACCTTGTAAAAGAAGTGATCCCAGAGCTGGTACAAATGTAAAAGAAAGAGCTAAAGCAGCAAGCAGAGCAAATATAAAAGTAGATGCCATTGGAATAAACATCTTACCTTCAATGCCCACAAAGGCAAAGACTGGCAAGAAAACAACAACAATAATTAATTCACCAAAACCTGCAGATTTTCTTATCTCCATTGTGGCCGTATGAATAGTATCTTTGATTTCATGTGAGGTAAGTTTACGCCCAAGTCCTTTAGAGCGCTCTTGTATATGCCTTACACAATTATCTAAAACAATAACAGCGCCATCAACTATAATACCGAAATCGAGTGCACCAAGACTAACGAGATTCCCAGAAATTCCATATTTCCTCATAAGTATAAATGTAATGAGAAGAGAAATTGGAATTACGATAGCAGTAATAAGTGCGGCCCTTAAATTTCCTACTAAGAGAAATAAAATAACAATAACGAGAGCTGCTCCCGTTAAAAGGTTGTGTTTAATCGTATCGAGAGTCGCATTAACAAGGCTGGAGCGATTATATAACGTTTCAATGTGATAGCCTTCAGGAAGTCCCTTCTTTATTTTTTCAATTTGCTCAGAAACGCGTAGACTTACATCCCTTGAGTTCTCACCTAAGAGCATAAGAACAGTACCTAGAACGACTTCACGTCCATTATGAAGTGCCGCTCCAGTTCGAAGTTCCTTACCAAACCCAACTTCAGCGATATCACTTATAGTAACGACTTCTAGATTTGCTAATCTCTTAACAGGAACATCTTTAATATCATCAAGAGATTCAAAAAGGGCCGACGCTTGAACAATAAATTGATCTGCAGTTTGTTCAACATAGCCCCCTCCAGCATTCTTATTAACACTAGCAATCGCATTTTCAATATCATCAAAGTGAAGCCCATACTTTGCCATTAGAGCAGGATCTGGACTGATATGATACTGTCTCTCATATCCTCCGATTGTATTAACTTCAGCAATGCCTTTAACTGTCAGAAGTCTAGGTTTCACATACCAATCTTGGATCGCACGAATTTCAGTTAATTGCTTAAGTCGCTCATCACCTTGGGCAAAATCGTCGGCCTCGATAACATAGTGAAAAATTTCACCAAGGCCCGTACTAACTGGCCCAAGTACAGGCTCTACAAAGCTAGGAAGCTGGCCTGATATTGCCTGTAACCTTTCTGAAACAAGTTGCCTAGCTTTATAAATATCAGTTCCTTCAGCAAAGACAACAGTAACTTGAGAAAGACCATAACGAGTTATTGAGCGAACTTGTGTTACACCAGGGACACCATTCATGGCCGTCTCCAACGGATATGTAACCGTTCTTTCTATTTCGTCTGGGCCACGGCCAGAAACTTGTGTATTAATTTGTACCTGAATATTTGTAATATCTGGTACCGCATCAATAGGTAGATGCTTAAAACTCTCCCAACCGGCAAACCCAATAAGAAAAGTTAATAAAATGACAACCCATCTATTATTAATAGAGAATCTAACAATTTTAGAAATCATTTTATCCTCCTCTTAGTGCGCACAAGAGTCGACAGTATCAGAATTTAAGTCAGCATCTGTCATTCTTAAAAATGTCACACCACTAATGGCCACCAAATCTTGTGCCTCTAGATCAACAGATCTAATCGTCACAGTATTCTTCGTCTGACTGAGAACCTTTACAAGTACAAGTGTTATCCAATTATCCCATTTACGATAGACGCCAGTAGAATACTTAATTCTAACAAGAGCACTCTTAGGAACAACCCATGGACCACTTCCTTTTATTGGTGAAAACTTTATCCCCAAGTTGTTGATGGCCTTATCACTTAATTTAAACCCATCTTCTTTTGTAAACGCTGTGACTGCCCCACCTTTCTTTAATTCAACAGTAGTCTCACTACCAAATATGATAAAAGAAAATAATAATACAATTATATATTTCATAAACTTACCTCAAAAATTTTTCCGTCATACATATAGATATTCCATAGCGCTTTAACTGCGGTTAACTCTCTATGATTACGACTTTTTAAATAACTATCTTTTTGTTTGAGTGAATCCAAGAAGGTTGAACTTGAAACGACTCCCCTTTGGTAAAGCCTTTCGATACGCTTATGCTTCTTTTCAATCACATCCTGTTTTAGAGTTTTTGATAAAATCCGAGTAGAACTTTCATAGACTTGCAATTGTTCATAACGTTCGTGATTTTCTTCGGCCCTTGTTAACTTAATATTTCTTTGGGAACGTAAAAGCTCACTTCGTGCGTGGGCCTTTCCACCTCCATTGACCTGGAAAAGAGGAATCGGAATTTGCAGATTAACTCCTAATTTCTTTACTTCCTCACTCCCATCTTTATCAACACTAAAAGATGGCCCAATTTGTAAATCTGGCCATGCTTGCGCCTTTTGATCATTTAACTTAACAGTAGCAAGTTGAGAAAGAGACTTTAATTTTTTCAGTTCAGGAGAATCTTTACCAGTGCCTTCGTCAGAAACTTTAGGCCAAGACTTAACAGCTCTTGGCAAATAAGGGTAAATCTCTTTAAAAGAATGTCCTGTTGCTATGTGAAAGAAGTGTTCGAGTTTTCTCTCTTCTTCAAATAGCTCAGACTCATTAACCTTTGCTTCTTCAAATGCAATTTCAAAAAGTGTTAAAGAAGCTTCTTGTTCGGCCGCCAAACGTGGCAGTTTTTTCAATTGTCCTATCACTTTTTCAAATGCCATTAATGTTTCCGCTAACACTCGCTTTTCATCAACAACTTGACGAAGTCGATAAAGATTTAAAATTGTATTCATTTTTATTTGAGACTTTATGGCCTCGGCACTTGCCTGGGCCTGCAGATGATATGCCTTTGCGGTCCCTGTTTTAGCACTATTTTTACCACCTAACTGAATTGTGAAAGTTAGATTAGTTTCAAGCTCTGATGTCTTCTCGCCATTATTATCACCTTGTACATATCTAGCTGATATTTTCGGATTAGGATATTGGCCAGCCTTGTCTTCGAGTAAGGCCGCTGATGAAACTTTCCCTTCTTGTCGTTTCACACTAGGATGAAAGCTTAACGCACAATTTATAATGTCTTGTGTACTCTTAGGTAATGAACATTCCTTGTGGGCACCATGGATATGGCGATTTCTTTTATGTTCTCGAACTTCGCCAGAGCCTAAGGCCATAAAGGAAAAGTGCATACCAAGAATTACTAGTATGATCTTTTTCATATTATACTCTTTGATAATTAATTAAAATTTGAACTACTTAAATATAAATTAAGAAAAAAGAGGTGGCTTATAGGCCTGATCTGGAAATGGGGAATTATAATTAATGGGAATTTCCCATTCTTGTGTATTTAAAAAAGGTAATCCCGAACACATTACGTGACTATCATTAAGGGATACGATCGAAATTGAAACACATGAACAAAGCTTTTTACAGCAATCAGCATCTTCATCACGATCCTCACCTCGACAATCTTCGCAATCGTCAGTTTCAAAGATCCCAATATTTGTAGGATGCATATGAGAGTCTTGAGTCTTAAATGAATTCATCTCAGAATTAACATTACTTACTTCAATTCCTGAAGTATTTAAGAATGTGAAAATAGAGAGTAAATACAAAAACCTTACAAGCATAGTCAGATTATACACACAACAAAAGTAAATGCAAACCAGTAAACCATGCCACGCATCAACTTACAAGTTCTATCTTTAAGCTAGATAGAATTGCATAAACTAAAACTCCTTAATATTATTAATAAGATTATAAAAAGGAGTTTATAATGAAAGTACTAATTAGTTTACTAATGCTTCTGCCTGCTTTCGGTGCAGGACTACAGATTGGAAACGAGCTAACTTCTAATCCTGTTGAAGGTAGTATCCGCTTAACTTGTAATGAGAGAAACCAACACGAAATTCGCCATGTAAATTGTAGTGCCAATTACCTAAGTCCATCAGAATTTTCGCGCTTTGTTTTAGAAGAAGGTGAAAAAGTCGATGCAGACGAAGTAACTCTATACTACAAAGATCACAAAGGACGCAAGAAATCGAAGTCATCTTCATTTGATGCTGAAAAAGGTGAAAGTTCAAAGAAGTTCAATCTTTGGATCTACACTCTACTTCAAAGGCCACTACTTAACTACTACGGTGAAAATGAAATCGAGTACAAACTAGAAAAAAATGGACGCGAAGTTGCAACTGGAAAGTTCATTGTTAATGTTGAAAAACAAGACACAAAGTACTGCCAAAGTGCAAGCTACTGGTCAAGCAATATGGATGACTGTCGCTTCCCACAAAACTTCTGTGCTCGCTATTTCCGCGATTACAACTACTGCCAATAAAAAAG
Coding sequences within it:
- a CDS encoding VC0807 family protein, yielding MSDTTETNNVKTNHEKNENPFINILCNVVIPSVILTKFSGPEKLGQVNALIIALGFPLLYGAWDFISKRKFNWIAAIGLVSVLLTGGIGLLELDRTWMIVKETAVPLVIGLFVLASQFTKKPLIRTLFEQIFDMEKIHLAFEARGLHDELKQKIHVAGFFFSSTFFLSAFLNYVLAVIVLKGAPGTVEFNESLGRMTALSFPVISVPTLIVTVIIIFTLVNYIKKQTQLPLEEMVKLQ
- a CDS encoding aldo/keto reductase, producing MKFNQLGNTDIKVSEICLGTMTWGEQNTIEEAHEQLDLALEYGVNFIDTAEMYPVPGQQHTYTKTEQFIGKWNKMQTHRDKFVLASKVAGPGSMDSYIRNSDIRKSAFSKSDIKTACEASLKRLNTEYLDLYQIHWPSRVTNFFGRLNYEHITPEIEVSFNERVEALNELIKEGKILHWGLSNESPWGVMKYLEAAKETNTPRPVSIQNPYSLLNRSFEVGLSEMAIREKIGLLAYSPLAFGALSGKYLDGKRPANSRLTEYGEYFTRYSSEHAQNAIRAYVELANDVGLSPATLALAFVNKREFNTSNIIGATTMEQLRENLATSEVTLDSDTLNRIEEIHKVFTIPCP
- a CDS encoding efflux RND transporter permease subunit is translated as MISKIVRFSINNRWVVILLTFLIGFAGWESFKHLPIDAVPDITNIQVQINTQVSGRGPDEIERTVTYPLETAMNGVPGVTQVRSITRYGLSQVTVVFAEGTDIYKARQLVSERLQAISGQLPSFVEPVLGPVSTGLGEIFHYVIEADDFAQGDERLKQLTEIRAIQDWYVKPRLLTVKGIAEVNTIGGYERQYHISPDPALMAKYGLHFDDIENAIASVNKNAGGGYVEQTADQFIVQASALFESLDDIKDVPVKRLANLEVVTISDIAEVGFGKELRTGAALHNGREVVLGTVLMLLGENSRDVSLRVSEQIEKIKKGLPEGYHIETLYNRSSLVNATLDTIKHNLLTGAALVIVILFLLVGNLRAALITAIVIPISLLITFILMRKYGISGNLVSLGALDFGIIVDGAVIVLDNCVRHIQERSKGLGRKLTSHEIKDTIHTATMEIRKSAGFGELIIVVVFLPVFAFVGIEGKMFIPMASTFIFALLAALALSFTFVPALGSLLLQGDVRDKEPLLMRWLERVYSPVLNYSLKARKLVFTFAIAAVICGSYFFSRLGGEFLPTLNEGSIAVQMIRPVSVGINHSVALEERSQNIIKNIPEVAHVFSRIGTAEISMDPMGPNISDSYIMLKPESKRPKEEIVADIVKQLEATTPGQRILVSQPIQLRFNELMEGTRSDVSLKVFGEDQEVLTAEAEKIAAVIQSIEGAGDVELEAKGKMTVLDIRPKYKVLKGLGLSSSEVLETVGIAIGGEQVGIFYEGMKRFPIIVRLSDYKRQSIEEIKQLPVGLTGGSTIPLEDVAEINFKDHYSSYSREETKRRIAVLINPRGRDTESFVKEAQKAVEEKIKLPPGYYMEWGGNFKNLNEAKSRLAILGPLALVFVLIMIYAAFRNVFETVLIFLCVPFALVGGVIALIVKGIPFSVSAGVGFIALSGIAVLNGVVLVNNFNNLREKGMTGVEVIKSGALLRLRPVMMTALTDILGFLPMAIASGLGAEVQRPLATVIIGGIISSTILTLIVIPVFYSSLEKWILKFNQENI
- a CDS encoding TolC family protein; amino-acid sequence: MKKIILVILGMHFSFMALGSGEVREHKRNRHIHGAHKECSLPKSTQDIINCALSFHPSVKRQEGKVSSAALLEDKAGQYPNPKISARYVQGDNNGEKTSELETNLTFTIQLGGKNSAKTGTAKAYHLQAQASAEAIKSQIKMNTILNLYRLRQVVDEKRVLAETLMAFEKVIGQLKKLPRLAAEQEASLTLFEIAFEEAKVNESELFEEERKLEHFFHIATGHSFKEIYPYLPRAVKSWPKVSDEGTGKDSPELKKLKSLSQLATVKLNDQKAQAWPDLQIGPSFSVDKDGSEEVKKLGVNLQIPIPLFQVNGGGKAHARSELLRSQRNIKLTRAEENHERYEQLQVYESSTRILSKTLKQDVIEKKHKRIERLYQRGVVSSSTFLDSLKQKDSYLKSRNHRELTAVKALWNIYMYDGKIFEVSL